Proteins co-encoded in one Kineosporia corallincola genomic window:
- a CDS encoding FxsA family protein has translation MGHPVPEHPGGEAGPQAGPYVRQQPGRQRQQQRRGSGRLRWILAAVLLLPVLELFVAIEVGRAVGALAVFGLLVLMSVLGAFVVRRQGSAAWRAVNAAARTGTPPSRDLADAAVLMLAGVLLILPGFCSDVVALLLLLPFTRPVARRPVERFFRRAAADQAAVRTAFVRGPQFGPAGPAGPGAAGPAGAPGGGGRFGPGFGRDDVIEGEIVDDDPRR, from the coding sequence GGTCCGCAAGCTGGGCCGTACGTCCGGCAGCAGCCGGGGCGACAGCGGCAGCAGCAGCGCCGGGGCTCCGGCCGACTGAGGTGGATCCTGGCGGCGGTCCTGCTGCTGCCGGTGCTGGAACTGTTCGTGGCGATCGAGGTCGGCCGCGCCGTCGGCGCTCTCGCGGTGTTCGGCCTGCTGGTGCTGATGTCGGTGCTGGGCGCGTTCGTGGTCCGGCGACAGGGCAGCGCCGCCTGGCGGGCGGTGAACGCCGCCGCCCGCACCGGCACCCCGCCCAGTCGTGATCTGGCCGACGCTGCCGTGCTGATGCTGGCCGGGGTGCTGCTGATCCTGCCCGGCTTCTGCTCCGACGTGGTGGCGCTGCTCCTGCTGCTGCCGTTCACCCGGCCGGTGGCACGCCGTCCGGTCGAGCGGTTCTTCCGCCGGGCGGCCGCCGACCAGGCCGCCGTGCGCACGGCCTTCGTGCGCGGCCCGCAGTTCGGGCCCGCCGGTCCTGCGGGACCCGGTGCGGCGGGCCCGGCGGGGGCACCAGGGGGCGGTGGCCGATTCGGCCCGGGCTTCGGTCGCGACGACGTGATCGAGGGCGAAATTGTGGACGACGATCCGCGCCGCTGA